A window of Gambusia affinis linkage group LG03, SWU_Gaff_1.0, whole genome shotgun sequence contains these coding sequences:
- the si:dkey-30j10.5 gene encoding uncharacterized protein si:dkey-30j10.5, translated as MQQPKMPKFITHIDISLNAAEELQLSNNGFTKLPLDLNKEAGGNNIFLWYKMGDYRAITRIQFSFNDWMTKGLMNEGYHLVNKDLHKGAGGSNVFLWFFKGYTECDVPIVELDVSTNEEDETKKAQPQWERSACDLNRRAGGDGIHLWMKRQRQTYICDIQASDGDISHHDLFRQGYTRIDEDINRDSGGPDIFIFYQQTADEKKAITDLKISTDTSKESRLVKAGCQKVKTNLNDGTRGTPLYLWYKKGGTDTPPITFITVINTTAKEECVRAGFNVIDTDLNLKNSGHKMFLCFK; from the coding sequence ATGCAGCAGCCAAAGATGCCGAAGTTCATCACCCACATCGATATTTCCCTGAACGCTGCTGAGGAGCTTCAGCTTAGTAATAATGGCTTCACCAAACTTCCTCTGGATCTGAACAAGGAAGCAGGAGGAAACAACATCTTCCTCTGGTACAAAATGGGTGACTACAGAGCGATCACCAGGATCCAGTTTTCCTTCAATGACTGGATGACAAAAGGTCTGATGAATGAAGGGTACCACCTGGTCAATAAAGATCTCCACAAAGGAGCCGGGGGCAGCAACGTCTTCCTGTGGTTCTTCAAAGGTTACACTGAGTGTGACGTCCCCATCGTGGAGCTGGACGTGTCCACTAATGAAGAAGATGAAACCAAGAAGGCCCAGCCTCAGTGGGAGAGGTCAGCCTGCGATCTGAACCGGAGAGCTGGAGGAGACGGGATCCACCTGTGGATGAAGAGACAGCGCCAAACCTACATCTGTGACATCCAGGCCAGCGATGGCGACATATCACACCATGACTTGTTCCGTCAAGGTTACACCCGAATAGACGAAGACATCAACAGAGATTCAGGGGGGCCTGACATCTTCATCTTTTACCAGCAAACCGCTGATGAGAAGAAAGCCATCACAGATCTGAAGATCTCCACTGATACGTCCAAGGAGAGTCGTTTGGTGAAGGCAGGATGtcagaaagtgaaaacaaaccTGAATGATGGAACCAGAGGAACCCCGTTGTACCTGTGGTACAAGAAAGGTGGAACCGACACACCTCCCATCACGTTCATCACTGTGATAAACACGACGGCAAAGGAAGAGTGTGTGAGAGCCGGCTTCAATGTCATCGATACAGATCTCAACCTGAAAAACTCAGGccacaaaatgtttctgtgttttaagtAA